A window from Gemmatimonadota bacterium encodes these proteins:
- a CDS encoding DUF819 family protein → MKQALLTEPMAVFAYLAAVLGVIFWLSGLQPLKKLFELTPPVIYAYFLPTLSTTFGVIPSASPLYEWMVRYLLPLALLLLMITIDLSSVARLGGMALIMMLAGTLGIVLGGPLALLVFGGWLPDEAWKGLAALSGSWIGGTANLVAIAESVGTPESLLGPIIVVDTVVGYGWMGVLLFLSGWQSRFDRWNRARTEAIEATNRRLAEVAAQRAPLDTRYAAIIIGLGFAGAVLSIAAGARLPRVGNPTIISNTTWAVLIVVTGGLLLSFTPARRLEEAGASRIAYVALYLLLTAIGAQADLKAVLAAPAFVGAGLLWIGVHAAVLLAVARLIRAPLFFFATGSMANVGGAASAPIVAGVYHPAMAPVGLLMAVAGYVLGIYAGLLCAWLLSLVG, encoded by the coding sequence GTGAAGCAGGCACTGCTCACCGAGCCCATGGCGGTCTTCGCCTACCTGGCCGCCGTGCTGGGCGTCATTTTCTGGCTGAGTGGGCTCCAGCCGCTGAAGAAGCTGTTCGAGTTGACGCCGCCCGTCATTTACGCCTACTTCCTGCCCACCCTCTCTACCACCTTTGGCGTCATCCCCAGCGCATCGCCGCTTTACGAATGGATGGTGCGCTATCTGCTGCCCCTGGCACTGCTGCTGCTGATGATCACCATTGACCTGTCCAGCGTAGCCCGCCTGGGGGGCATGGCACTGATCATGATGCTGGCCGGCACGCTGGGCATCGTGCTGGGCGGGCCGCTGGCGCTGCTCGTCTTCGGCGGCTGGCTGCCCGACGAGGCCTGGAAAGGCCTGGCCGCGCTCTCCGGGAGCTGGATCGGCGGGACCGCGAACCTGGTAGCGATCGCCGAGAGCGTGGGCACGCCGGAGTCGTTGCTGGGCCCGATCATCGTGGTGGATACAGTGGTCGGCTACGGCTGGATGGGCGTGCTGCTCTTTCTCAGCGGCTGGCAGTCCCGCTTCGACCGCTGGAACCGCGCCCGTACGGAGGCCATCGAGGCGACCAACCGGCGTCTGGCCGAGGTCGCGGCGCAGCGCGCGCCGCTCGACACCCGCTACGCCGCCATCATCATCGGGCTGGGCTTCGCCGGCGCAGTGCTCAGCATTGCCGCCGGCGCACGGCTGCCCCGGGTCGGCAACCCCACAATCATCAGCAACACCACCTGGGCCGTGCTCATCGTGGTGACCGGCGGGCTGCTGCTATCCTTCACACCGGCGCGGCGGCTGGAGGAGGCGGGCGCCTCGCGCATCGCCTACGTCGCGCTCTACCTGCTGCTGACCGCGATCGGCGCGCAGGCGGACCTCAAGGCCGTGCTGGCCGCGCCCGCCTTTGTGGGCGCGGGCCTGCTCTGGATCGGAGTGCACGCGGCGGTCCTGCTCGCGGTGGCGCGACTGATCCGCGCGCCGCTTTTCTTCTTCGCCACGGGCAGCATGGCCAACGTGGGCGGTGCCGCGTCTGCGCCCATCGTCGCCGGCGTATACCACCCGGCCATGGCGCCGGTCGGGTTGCTCATGGCCGTGGCCGGCTACGTGCTCGGCATCTACGCCGGGCTGCTGTGCGCCTGGCTGCTCTCCCTGGTGGGGTGA
- a CDS encoding ABC transporter permease has product MRIPLLYSVRSLLHRPATSASTALGIALVVLTFVGMLALAQGFQAAMIETGRPDNVFVIRAGSDAEMNSGLGRDGAAILKALPEVAPAVNGQPLASADVYVVVARPRTGTGSMAHVPVRGVDFTSFELRDFVRVVEGRPFRQGQPEVVVGRGLVGRIEGLELGERVRFGQQDFTVVGYFTAGGSAFESEVWGENEQLMSVLRGPFYQSLTFRLSDPAVFQGVKQKLKADPRLNLDVYRESDYFAGQSEQLARVLRFLAFFVTWIMALGAIFGAINTMDALVGYRAREIALLLTLGFRPRSVLATFLFEAVLLSLAGGVLGLVLALPINGITTSTTNWQSFAEIVFQFRITPAILLQGLAFAAVMGLLGGFLPARRASRQVIAQALRGE; this is encoded by the coding sequence ATGAGGATCCCGCTGCTCTACAGCGTGCGCAGCCTGCTGCACCGGCCGGCGACCAGCGCGTCCACGGCGCTGGGCATCGCCCTGGTCGTCCTCACCTTTGTGGGCATGCTGGCGCTGGCCCAGGGTTTCCAGGCGGCCATGATCGAGACCGGCCGTCCGGACAACGTGTTCGTGATCCGCGCAGGCTCGGACGCGGAGATGAACAGCGGCCTGGGTCGCGACGGAGCCGCCATCCTCAAGGCGCTGCCAGAAGTCGCCCCGGCTGTCAACGGCCAGCCCCTCGCCTCGGCTGACGTCTACGTGGTCGTGGCACGCCCCCGCACGGGCACCGGCAGTATGGCTCACGTGCCGGTCCGCGGCGTCGACTTCACCTCCTTCGAGTTGCGGGATTTCGTGCGGGTGGTCGAGGGCCGGCCCTTCCGGCAGGGGCAGCCGGAGGTAGTGGTGGGACGTGGCCTCGTGGGACGGATCGAGGGCCTCGAGCTGGGCGAGCGCGTCCGTTTCGGCCAGCAGGATTTCACCGTGGTCGGCTACTTCACTGCGGGGGGCTCGGCGTTCGAGTCGGAGGTGTGGGGCGAGAACGAGCAGTTGATGAGCGTCTTGCGCGGGCCCTTCTACCAGTCGCTGACCTTCCGCCTCTCTGATCCCGCCGTCTTCCAGGGCGTGAAGCAGAAGCTGAAGGCCGACCCGCGGCTCAACCTGGACGTCTACCGCGAGTCCGACTATTTCGCCGGGCAGTCCGAGCAGCTCGCCCGCGTGCTGCGCTTCCTGGCCTTCTTCGTCACCTGGATCATGGCCCTGGGCGCCATCTTCGGCGCCATCAACACCATGGACGCGCTGGTAGGCTACCGCGCCCGGGAGATCGCGCTGCTGCTCACGCTCGGGTTCCGGCCGCGCAGCGTGCTGGCCACCTTCCTCTTCGAGGCCGTGCTGCTCTCGCTGGCCGGCGGCGTGCTGGGCCTGGTCCTGGCCCTACCCATCAATGGCATCACCACCAGCACCACGAACTGGCAGTCCTTCGCCGAGATCGTCTTCCAGTTCCGCATCACGCCGGCCATACTGCTGCAGGGGTTGGCGTTCGCCGCGGTGATGGGGCTGCTCGGCGGCTTCCTGCCCGCGCGCCGCGCCTCGCGACAGGTGATCGCGCAGGCGCTGAGGGGCGAGTGA